The region ATTAAACTGGATAATTGTAAATCAAAATCATATAGTCTAACAAAATCGTTAAAAGATTTTTTGGTATATTTTTTTGGTGGATTTTTAGGATCATCAAGTAAAAGTGTCTCAAATCCATTTATCAGATTAAAATAATTTCTATCTAAAAGATAGTTTTTAGCAGAATGAAAATCATTAATATGTAAATTTCTACTTTTTAACAAACGAATTTGATTATATACACTGTTAAATTCTTTATCTGCAGGCAAAATAATCCCTCCTTATTATCTATCTTAAACTTAGGTATAGTTAAACTAAATATATTTTTTTGAAAATGGAACTCAGTTAACATAATGAGTCCTATACACAGCAATCCAAAAAGCAAAAGGCGGAATTTGTCCATATTGGGGCAAATTCCGCCTTTTTGCGTTTGGGAAATATCGAGAAAAATAGCTTCATAATAAAAAAGTCAATCTCTAGATCCCTCCGTTTTACTTCTAAATGCTACTTCATTATATAATTGACTTTTTCACGATGATTGAAAGGAAAGAAGGAAATTCTACTAGATTATCGAAGAGTAAAAGTAGAAGGAGTGAATAAACGCTATGACAAACGCTAATAGCTTTGGCTATTTTTCGAAAGATGTTGCTGCTGATTTAGAAATAACTACTTCTAGTTTAAGAAGGTGGTCTATTGAGTTAGAACAGCATGGCTATATAATTGAACGAAATGAAAAAGGACAACGGATTTATTATGAACGCGATTTTAAAGCGTTAAGAGAATTAAAGAAATTATTATCAAATAATGTCTCTTTCACAGACGCGTTAAATGCTGTTGTATCAATGAATATAGACGAAAAAAACGCAACAAAAACGCCTAGCGTTTTCACGGATGAGATTCGTTTATCAAAGAGTGAATTAGAAGAAACGATACAACGAGTAGTGAAAGTAGCAATTGAAGAAGAAAGAGAAAATATGTTGAAAGCATTTGAATATAAAATGAATGATGTTGTAGAAAAAAGAGATCGGATCCTAACGATGCAATTACAACAATCATTAGAAGAAAAGAGATTAGAAATAGCAGCTGCCAAAGAAGAAGAAGACGTAAAACCCTGGTGGAAAAAACTCTTCAAGTAAAAACCATTACAGACAAGGGTTGCCTTTAT is a window of Niallia sp. FSL W8-0635 DNA encoding:
- a CDS encoding MerR family transcriptional regulator, producing MTNANSFGYFSKDVAADLEITTSSLRRWSIELEQHGYIIERNEKGQRIYYERDFKALRELKKLLSNNVSFTDALNAVVSMNIDEKNATKTPSVFTDEIRLSKSELEETIQRVVKVAIEEERENMLKAFEYKMNDVVEKRDRILTMQLQQSLEEKRLEIAAAKEEEDVKPWWKKLFK